From a region of the Neodiprion fabricii isolate iyNeoFabr1 chromosome 7, iyNeoFabr1.1, whole genome shotgun sequence genome:
- the LOC124186565 gene encoding protein tipE isoform X3, whose translation MGSQEGEAKSTASVTGVLPMVEVASLMEKAKFYTSLCLGTTAILAVFAFLFLIPFVVEPAISTILADFSPHAVACVATDHVYAEGLRNCSWASCREGCTSAALRCHQIRVNYSRVPYEEFLAKPAGLIPWDVANTKFFVNTEGCGYPPRVNCSEFARKFGYGNMGKIFPCFYSRTHPETVVARYSWDENLRHLVMALVAPIVLFAVSLGVLCYWYCPPIGRRCGSPGRPLIDKYARKEE comes from the exons ATGGGGAGCCAGGAGGGGGAGGCCAAGTCGACGGCGAGCGTGACGGGCGTTCTGCCGATGGTCGAGGTCGCCAGTCTGATGGAGAAGGCCAAGTTCTACACTTCCCTCTGCCTCGGGACGACCGCGATTCTCGCGGTATTCGCCTTCCTTTTCCTCATACCGTTCGTCGTCGAGCCCGCGATATCGACGATACTCGCCGACTTCTCGCCCCACGCCGTCGCCTGCGTCGCCACGGACCACGTCTACGCCGAGGGCCTGAGGAACTGCTCCTGGGCCAGCTGCAGGGAGG GTTGCACCAGCGCCGCTCTCCGCTGCCACCAGATCAGGGTGAATTACTCGAGGGTGCCGTACGAGGAATTCCTCGCTAAACCGGCCGGCCTGATCCCCTGGGACGTGGCCAACACGAAGTTCTTCGTCAACACCGAGGGGTGCGGATACCCGCCGAGGGTTAACTGCTCGGAGTTCGCGAGGAAGTTCGGATACGGAAACATGGGAAAGATCTTTCCGTGCTTCTACAGTCGGACGCATCCGGAAACCGTCGTCGCCAG GTACTCGTGGGACGAGAATCTGAGGCATCTCGTTATGGCCCTCGTAGCTCCGATCGTCCTCTTCGCCGTCTCCCTCGGCGTGCTTTGCTACTGGTACTGCCCGCCGATCGGACGAAGATGCGGAAGCCCGGGACGACCGTTGATCGACAAGTATGCGAGGAAGGAAGAGTAA
- the LOC124186565 gene encoding protein tipE isoform X1 yields the protein MGSQEGEAKSTASVTGVLPMVEVASLMEKAKFYTSLCLGTTAILAVFAFLFLIPFVVEPAISTILADFSPHAVACVATDHVYAEGLRNCSWASCREGCTSAALRCHQIRVNYSRVPYEEFLAKPAGLIPWDVANTKFFVNTEGCGYPPRVNCSEFARKFGYGNMGKIFPCFYSRTHPETVVARYSWDENLRHLVMALVAPIVLFAVSLGVLCYWYCPPIGRRCGSPGRPLIDKYARKEDFCQYTASSLRTNSRKTKRSTDCCQGLIPQRGNDADHVEQREDFILRTVYFASDPMSSPAYLYDDFAQVYNDRRELSATRRKKHSSRLLIFELYNLRK from the exons ATGGGGAGCCAGGAGGGGGAGGCCAAGTCGACGGCGAGCGTGACGGGCGTTCTGCCGATGGTCGAGGTCGCCAGTCTGATGGAGAAGGCCAAGTTCTACACTTCCCTCTGCCTCGGGACGACCGCGATTCTCGCGGTATTCGCCTTCCTTTTCCTCATACCGTTCGTCGTCGAGCCCGCGATATCGACGATACTCGCCGACTTCTCGCCCCACGCCGTCGCCTGCGTCGCCACGGACCACGTCTACGCCGAGGGCCTGAGGAACTGCTCCTGGGCCAGCTGCAGGGAGG GTTGCACCAGCGCCGCTCTCCGCTGCCACCAGATCAGGGTGAATTACTCGAGGGTGCCGTACGAGGAATTCCTCGCTAAACCGGCCGGCCTGATCCCCTGGGACGTGGCCAACACGAAGTTCTTCGTCAACACCGAGGGGTGCGGATACCCGCCGAGGGTTAACTGCTCGGAGTTCGCGAGGAAGTTCGGATACGGAAACATGGGAAAGATCTTTCCGTGCTTCTACAGTCGGACGCATCCGGAAACCGTCGTCGCCAG GTACTCGTGGGACGAGAATCTGAGGCATCTCGTTATGGCCCTCGTAGCTCCGATCGTCCTCTTCGCCGTCTCCCTCGGCGTGCTTTGCTACTGGTACTGCCCGCCGATCGGACGAAGATGCGGAAGCCCGGGACGACCGTTGATCGACAAGTATGCGAGGAAGGAAGA TTTTTGCCAATATACAGCATCCTCGCTGAGGACGAATTCGAGGAAGACGAAGAGGAGTACTGACTGCTGCCAAGGGCTCATCCCCCAGCGAGGGAATGACGCCGATCACGTCGAACAGAGGGAAGATTTTATTCTACGAACAGTATACTTCGCTTCCGATCCAATGTCAAGTCCCGCATATCTTTACGACGATTTTGCTCAGGTATATAACGATCGTCGAGAATTGTCTGCAACGCGTAGGAAAAAACATTCTTCTCGCTTGctaattttcgaattatacaatctacgaaaataa
- the LOC124186565 gene encoding protein tipE isoform X2 has protein sequence MGSQEGEAKSTASVTGVLPMVEVASLMEKAKFYTSLCLGTTAILAVFAFLFLIPFVVEPAISTILADFSPHAVACVATDHVYAEGLRNCSWASCREGCTSAALRCHQIRVNYSRVPYEEFLAKPAGLIPWDVANTKFFVNTEGCGYPPRVNCSEFARKFGYGNMGKIFPCFYSRTHPETVVARYSWDENLRHLVMALVAPIVLFAVSLGVLCYWYCPPIGRRCGSPGRPLIDKYARKEDILAEDEFEEDEEEY, from the exons ATGGGGAGCCAGGAGGGGGAGGCCAAGTCGACGGCGAGCGTGACGGGCGTTCTGCCGATGGTCGAGGTCGCCAGTCTGATGGAGAAGGCCAAGTTCTACACTTCCCTCTGCCTCGGGACGACCGCGATTCTCGCGGTATTCGCCTTCCTTTTCCTCATACCGTTCGTCGTCGAGCCCGCGATATCGACGATACTCGCCGACTTCTCGCCCCACGCCGTCGCCTGCGTCGCCACGGACCACGTCTACGCCGAGGGCCTGAGGAACTGCTCCTGGGCCAGCTGCAGGGAGG GTTGCACCAGCGCCGCTCTCCGCTGCCACCAGATCAGGGTGAATTACTCGAGGGTGCCGTACGAGGAATTCCTCGCTAAACCGGCCGGCCTGATCCCCTGGGACGTGGCCAACACGAAGTTCTTCGTCAACACCGAGGGGTGCGGATACCCGCCGAGGGTTAACTGCTCGGAGTTCGCGAGGAAGTTCGGATACGGAAACATGGGAAAGATCTTTCCGTGCTTCTACAGTCGGACGCATCCGGAAACCGTCGTCGCCAG GTACTCGTGGGACGAGAATCTGAGGCATCTCGTTATGGCCCTCGTAGCTCCGATCGTCCTCTTCGCCGTCTCCCTCGGCGTGCTTTGCTACTGGTACTGCCCGCCGATCGGACGAAGATGCGGAAGCCCGGGACGACCGTTGATCGACAAGTATGCGAGGAAGGAAGA CATCCTCGCTGAGGACGAATTCGAGGAAGACGAAGAGGAGTACTGA
- the LOC124186561 gene encoding uncharacterized protein LOC124186561, producing the protein MGRKYKPRLIPEQDRRICGSICLCQFTIVISCVALVYLSVAIYMPSHRAFNAGIEPDPVMCQTVNTTLVNYCAWASCGEWCLTKTTGFCPQIHATVRRNGTNAVFQNCTRTSSISCPQVNTANLKRYNCNNGSECGSLSGVFNCSLGHCANMSELMLCHHKADGIMVDSEKDNMKLNGFFSCQHSRCTKIKKPFSCDRYCPKITTVGVNVFLMQDDNIFTARCSSAKALNRANGNLPGTVLEESVKFWDEESGSIIASCLTVAKQGDAIRTEDCVNGSLIDEEKVPHPYVNFTTFLDIYEANLGRQVDPEDSYVPSQRSLTIYNSSRLYINLEGCVNTLRGECRDFLLTNGRDGDNKTAQSRYPCYYNKNDSFFVVARFDLEKTRTELLIAIIVPSIFFVVSLTTLVIITRSVRVGDDAKMRCRYCTEAQDKESEDEGLVEGTPGSPEGIANENEIRALAL; encoded by the exons ATGGGTCGCAAGTACAAACCGCGATTAATTCCCGAACAGGATCGTCGTATCTGCGGAAGTATCTGCCTCTGTCAATTTACTATCGTCATAAGCTGTGTCGCTCTGGTTTACCTCAGCGTTGCGATCTACATGCCATCGCACAG GGCTTTTAACGCGGGTATAGAACCGGATCCGGTGATGTGTCAGACTGTGAATACAACTCTGGTGAATTATTGTGCCTGGGCAAGCTGCGGCGAATGGTGTCTGACAAAGACGACCGGTTTTTGTCCCCAAATTCACGCGACCGTAAGGAGGAACGGGACCAACGCTGTTTTCCAAAACTGTACCAGAACCTCCAGCATCTCTTGTCCGCAG GTAAACACGGCGAATCTCAAGCGTTACAACTGCAACAACGGTAGCGAGTGCGGCTCGCTTTCCGGTGTGTTCAACTGCAGTTTGGGCCATTGTGCGAACATGAGCGAGCTCATGCTCTGCCACCACAAGGCGGACGGGATCATGGTGGACAGCGAGAAGGACAACATGAAGCTGAACGGTTTCTTCAGCTGCCAACACTCCCGGTGTACCAAAATCAAGAAGCCCTTCTCCTGCGACAGATACTGCCCGAAAATAACCACCGTCGGTGTCAACGTCTTCCTCATGCAGGACGACAACATTTTCACCGCCCGCTGCTCTAGCGCCAAAGCCCTGAATCGAGCCAACGGCAATTTGCCCGGAACCGTGCTCGAGGAATCCGTAAAATTCTGGGACGAGGAGAGCGGTTCGATTATCGCCAGTTGCCTGACCGTCGCGAAGCAAGGGGACGCTATCAG GACGGAGGACTGCGTGAACGGGTCTCTTATCGACGAGGAGAAGGTCCCTCATCCCTACGTGAACTTCACCACCTTCCTTGACATCTACGAGGCGAACTTGGGTCGCCAGGTCGATCCTGAGGACTCTTACGTTCCGTCCCAGAGATCGCTGACCATCTATAACAGCTCGAGGCTCTACATCAATTTGGAAGGGTGTGTAAACACGCTGAGGGGAGAGTGTCGGGATTTTTTACTAACCAATGGGAGGGACGGTGACAACAAAACTGCGCAGAGCAGATACCCCTGCTATTATAACAAG AACGACTCGTTCTTCGTGGTGGCGCGTTTCGACCTGGAAAAAACTCGGACGGAGCTTCTTATCGCGATAATAGTGCCCTCGATATTCTTCGTCGTCAGCCTGACCACCTTGGTGATAATAACGAGGTCGGTCAGGGTCGGCGATGACGCCAAGATGCGGTGCAGGTACTGCACGGAGGCCCAGGACAAGGAGAGCGAGGACGAAGGTCTGGTCGAGGGGACGCCAGGATCACCGGAGGGAATCGCAAACGAGAACGAAATCAGGGCCCTGGCCCTTTAG